Genomic segment of Malus domestica chromosome 15, GDT2T_hap1:
ATATCTTCTAGACAATTATCTTCGTCTTTAATTAAGCAAACAATTGTATGgaaataaacacacaaatttatgTAATCTccaaacaaaattttcacaaatttGAGTAATTACTGAATACTTACCTTGCTCAATGAAAACAGAGAGTCCAAAATCAATGGCCTTGAGCGGCGCGTCTTCATCCTTACTCGCAAACAAAAAATTCTCAGGCTTCAAATCCCGATGCATCACCCCCATAAAATGACAGACATGCACCACATTCACAATCTGCCTGAAAATCCTCGTTGCCTCCCGCTCGGAGTAGCTCCCTTTGGCAATAATCCGATCGAAAAGCTCGCCGCCAGAGCACAACTCCATGACCAAATGCAGATTCTGCCTGTCCTCATAGGCCCCCTTGAACTCCGCGATGTTGGGCTGCCCCGTCAGGTGCTGCTGTATCATAATCTCCCTCCTCACGTCCTCGATGTCCTTGGTCGTCGACAGCTTCGGCCGCGATATCGACTTGCAGGCGTACTTTTTTCCAGTGGTCTTCTCGGTGCAGAGATAGGTCACCCCGAACTGGCCCCGCCCCAGCTCCTTGTCGAGGGTATAAAGGGAATTTACGTTGAAGTAGGGTTTTCCGAGAATGGGTCCAATCTGAAACGATGAATGGGTCCTGCCGAAAGAGGTGCCGGAACTATAAGCAGGCGAATacgggtttggttttgatgggGCGGGCTTATACGGGTCGTGGGTTCTGTTGGATTTTGGGTGGGTTCGATGAGGTGGCGAGTCTGAGGAAGATATAGGGATGTCATGGGATTGACATTTTGTGAAACAGAGTCccatttctagagagagagagagagagagagagagagagagagaggagaagacagaggggagagagagagtttaagggtgagagagagagtatttGGTTGGAGGGGTTTTAAGATGTATGAAAGGAGAGCATATTTAGTAGATGTTTGCTTGTGTGTGATGTTTCTGTGTGCTTTATTTTATGCTTTGCTTTTGCCCTTTGGATGTTGCCGAGCATATAATTCtgctttcttcctttctttcaCTTCACTTTTTGAGCACGTACGCTTTTCAACGGCGATTAGAGACAGAGACGAGAAGGATGTTATGGCCAACGTTTCTCTTACGACGGCGCTGTAGCGTTACTGCTACGCATTTCATTTCAGGTGTCCGTTTTTGTTGTTATTGGCAAGGCCCCAACGACGATACTAAATGGGGCCCCTGATGATGTCCTAAAGGACCCATGATCCTTTCCAGTTTCGTTGTCTAGTCAGTTGACGGTAGACAAAGTCTTTTTCGTCAACTCAATGCATTCTGTTCATTTTCTTCAGCTTAGTTTAACGTATTAATATCGTTtgtaataagaaaaaaaaataacaaataaaactgTAAGGGTGTCCTCCGAAGTTAGaactttcaatttaattttgagCCCTTTTGTACTTTTAATATGCCTCTATCTCCTCTCACGTTTAATGCACATGAGTGGCATTAAGGTGCATATTTGTCAAGAAGATCTTACGTGCATAATAAATTAGTAAATACGTGAAATTATGATAATTGTGTTAGGGAAAATTTAAAAGAGAATTGAAACTTACAAGTAATTGGTAGAACTAACGCCACGGAGAATAATGGCACAAAATAAGAGTATAGGTGGACCAATTATAAAGAATAATGCTAGAGAAACTAAATGTGTAGACTAAATGTCATgaatgttgatgattgaattattagttaagtgttgattaatgtgtTGATTTCTTATATAtgatacatcatttaatttgcaaatttattctacctagcattactcattACAAAATAGAAAGATGAAACAACGTAATGTGAAACACGACCTGTGGTCTAGAGGATACCAAATCTTCTGCACCACAAATAGGTGCAGTCTCTCTGTGACCTCAATAAGTGACTGACACGTATTTATTATCTTAACTTTTCTTAGTTTTGTTGTCATAAATTTAATATGCATCAAACACTTATTAGGACCATAGAGAGATCACACATATTTTGGATGTAGAAGATTTGATCTCGATTTAGAGGGTATTGCTAATAATTTTGTTTATAATTATGGATTCATAAATCTCTTACACCACATAATCGCCAGTAAATCTTGAGGATCCATAAGCTGCTAATAATAATAACTGACGGTGAAGTCCAAATTACTTGACAAATAAGAACAACATTAAACATAATGATTAAAAAGGGAATTTAATTATTGTCAGCCCCAAACCGTCGTCAAGAAACGAGACCACAACTTATATAATACAGCACAAGTTTAGTTACATTAATAAGCTCAAATGAATCACCTATTGCTATTGCTATTGCTATTGGGTGTGGTAGCAGTCACGCACTTAGGGTGCACCTCATATCCACATTCAAGACACTGGTACGCCCAACCACATCCTTGTTCTTCACAATCACAACATATGAAGGGTCCTCCTCCATTGCCCTCCGACACCAAATTCAGCTCGTGGCGATGCCCACCGTGGTACACCGATCGAGGGAGGTTCTTAGCCTCTTCATCCATTTTCTTCTCCAGCAACTCCAGTTTGGCATCCGTGAAGGGATACGCATTTTCTTTGTATAAATTTATAAGATTTCTACCCTGCTGGGTCACAGTTTTACCATCAGGCCCTAAAATTACCAAACAAGGGATACCTTTGACGTCAAAATGCTTGACAAGTTCTTTGATGTTTGGATCCCCAAAAGGCAACGCTAGCCATGGCATGGTGTTGAAGTAGGAGTCGAACGATGTTTGGTCACGATCACTTGACACAAGTACTATCTCGAAGTCTTCTCCGTCGTGATCATCTACTAGCATTTTCTCCTTGATTTTTTCATAGATGGAGATCAACTTGGGAGTGAAATTAACGCATGGACGACACCATTGAGCTGAGAAGTAGAGTCCAATGGTTTTGCCTCTTAATGAAGCAACAGATACCTGCATTCAAAACAGAGGTATGCGTTTATGTTATAGTGTAGGAATTTTCTGTGCATCACGTCTGACATATTCTAAAAAATATATCCCGTAATAGATTGGTACATTGATTAATATCGACACACTGTATAACAGTGTCAGCAAGATTCTAAAATTTTACCTGTTTAGGCGTGGGGTGACCCAAAAGATAATCTCTATCATGATTTGTTAGTAAATTGGTCAGAGTTTGGTTCTCATGCCTTGCTCTGTCCTCATCTTGCAATTCTTCCaacttttgttttgtgaaaGGAAAGGCTTCGACCCCATAGCGATAGATAATTTCAACTCCATCATGCAACGTAGCCTCGTCCTTGTTATCATTAGGTTGCAAAATGACCAAGCTGGGAATACTTTCCACGTCAAACTTACGGTTCAAGGCTTTCTTGGTGTCCAAGTCAGAGAAAGGAATCGCCAGCCACGGCATGCATGCATGGTAGATGTTGAAGGCGTCAGAGTCTTCGTCGGATGACACGTACACAATCTCGAAGTTAGTCCCACTGTTCTTCAGCTGCTCGTAGATGCCAACTAGGACTTGGTTGAAGTTCCAGCATGGCGGGTACCAATTGGCTGAGAAGTATAGGCCTATTATCTTCCCTTCAAGATCAGAAACTTTTACCTgcaatattaaaacaaaaacaaaacaaacaacaaactgaATTAAACACCGTTGATCGATTATAATTAACTTTTCTTTGATTTACAAACCCTTTCCTTATAAACCGGAATTCATGAAGTCATCAACTATAAAGTACATAACGGAGCATTAGTAGTCCAAAGAGTACGGTTATacttctttttatttgtaaatttaccataaaaaaaaaaagaatttcaaaCTCAAAGCGCATGAATAAAAACTAAATACTCTATCcattaaaatactaaactaCATGCAATGTCTAAAATAttgatattatcccgatattttcatcgaaattttcgtgtttttgaactaccgatatttccggtatcatcgatattttagaccttgataggaactttatgtggtactaagtcactcatgtatcttactatgcaatgtataaagtgtaaaatattgtaataattcattatatataaatgattatggtgtgtctaaacttctttaattaattactacatattttctagtcacaatgtttgtcagctcactatataatcaacttaaatcagttaaatccatcatgcaatacatttccttccaattttttgtgataaacttatagataattgactaaataaacatcctaaaaaatttcaataaaaatttccaagttttgcttacaattttcgtattttttattcaatttttatcgatatcaataatatcccgatatttccatcaaaatttccgtgtttttgaactacTGATATTTTAGATCTTGCATGGAAGAATAAGaatattgattaaaaccttttCATATAAAAGACAAGTTCTTTGTTATTTCCATAATTCCACCCCCAAATACTTATCCAAACTGCTCGTTGCCAAAGAACTAGAAGCATCAATTGGAGCAAGGATGGACCGCCTGAATAATTCCGACAAGGGCGACAGATCATCACTTTAACAGTGGGGATTGAGATAAGATTCGCCAGTTTCCCCAGATATTTCAGCCTAGAGGCTCGAATCTAGTAAAGCTTGAAGGCGACGTTTTACCAAAAATGAATACAGGTGCATGGATGCCAATGGACCGCGTGTAATACCAATAACGTTTCTGTGGGACGAAGTTGACATTAGAGTGCCACATGCCCTTCTAGAGTGGTTCTCTATAGACAACTAACAATGTGTGGTGGTGGTCCATCTCGATCGTGACACCAACTTACCATGTTCATCTCGAGACAAGTAACGTCACAGTTAAATTTTCTGGCTTTCTGCTCTGGTTTGGTTAAATTCATCACTAATAAAAAGGTTTCTTTAACCTTCGGATAATAGTCATTTAGTATTCTAATTTAATGacatttttcttcatttataaataagaaattttaagttaaatttttATCAAAGATATATTTGAACCATACTATTACTAGTTTATTGTAAAGCTAAATTCATCTATTTCCCTAGTGTaaatatcttttgttaaaaaaaaaaaaatattgaagagaATAAATTACTGAGGTTACTATAATGGTGAGGGTAGATAAGAGTGATGGATATAAATAAGTTTGAGATCAGGAGTTCAAATCTTCTTTGTTAATAAAACTACTTAACAAAAGTACTGATAATTAAGCACATAAAATGTCTTTGAGCTAAGTGTGAGAATGTCAAAATAAAGTACTACATCAATGAAAGATCAAACGGTACAAATACTTATAAAATATTCGATACCCTTTACCTTATCACttgattttatggtgaaatTCCTCAATTTGCTTTTTTGATCAGGCTTCAATGTTTTTGCCTTCAcaattaaattctttaatttaaaaCGAATTTCCTTGTACTCAAATGTTTGATCTATCAAAAAGGAGAGTGGACGACCAAGAACCTCGTATAAGTCCTCATataaataatcataataattcaTAAAATTAGTCAAATACTGTAAAATTCCCTCTTACTTGTTCTATAGATCATCGGCATAGCATGCATTTACGTACACGTTCGTTTCCCTCAGCATGAATTGTAAGAAAAGGTTTACGTAATTTATGCACTCTTGCATGAAATAGTTAACCAAAAACAACTCCTCGCACGCGTAcgtgtattattattatatgcATAACACATAAACTCAGAATACATCTAAAATTGaactcaaacaaaataaaaaaaatttatcataAGAATAAGCACACAACTTTAGAATTGTAACATTCAAAACTCGTTCTTATATTGTTGAATCTTGCCATTTTCTAATCCTCACGAGACTTGTAAATATCCTCAAAGAACAACAcaattgtaagaaaatgttgaCGTATCTTAACCGTAActgttcaaataaaaaatgaggTAAGAAGTGAGAGAAAAGGAGGGGAAATAATCTTTCTCCTTCTAAACTAGCTAGTTCCGTACTTGTACGTGTAGCCATATAAATACCGAGGCCTCCCTTCCTTTGAATCAAAGAAGAGTATGTTGTTCTATCATCGTTTTGGTGTGTTAGGGGACGAAGATTTTTCTATTAGG
This window contains:
- the LOC103450351 gene encoding probable nucleoredoxin 2; this translates as MKEEMKVKISHGYEAASNGGGSGGGGGGGAAADTVSSSRVSSLLASQDHDYLLTPTGNQVKVSDLEGKIIGLYFSANWYPPCWNFNQVLVGIYEQLKNSGTNFEIVYVSSDEDSDAFNIYHACMPWLAIPFSDLDTKKALNRKFDVESIPSLVILQPNDNKDEATLHDGVEIIYRYGVEAFPFTKQKLEELQDEDRARHENQTLTNLLTNHDRDYLLGHPTPKQVSVASLRGKTIGLYFSAQWCRPCVNFTPKLISIYEKIKEKMLVDDHDGEDFEIVLVSSDRDQTSFDSYFNTMPWLALPFGDPNIKELVKHFDVKGIPCLVILGPDGKTVTQQGRNLINLYKENAYPFTDAKLELLEKKMDEEAKNLPRSVYHGGHRHELNLVSEGNGGGPFICCDCEEQGCGWAYQCLECGYEVHPKCVTATTPNSNSNSNR